The following coding sequences are from one Lolium rigidum isolate FL_2022 chromosome 6, APGP_CSIRO_Lrig_0.1, whole genome shotgun sequence window:
- the LOC124663934 gene encoding trans-cinnamate:CoA ligase, peroxisomal-like produces MDSFPKRDGNHVPLSPITFLTRAASAYADRTSLIYGSTTFTWMQTYQRCCRLAAALLEMAVSKNDVVSVLAPNTPALYELHYAVPMAGAVFNPINSRLDAAGVATIISHAEPKVLFVDYEYIGVATEAIKACSTDAPPPVLVVIDDQDKPTGARMAGADLEYEQLVSRGDPARYSPRDVSDEWDAITLNYTSGTTSAPKGVVYSHRGAYLSTVSNMIQWGLGHEPVYLWSLPMFHCNGWAFTWGVAACGGVNICIRVPTAANMYAAIAAHGVTHMCAAPVLFNILIEGRRERLPYPVHVLTGGAPPPAGLLQSVEQLGFKVTHSYGMTESTGPATLCEWREQWDVLPAPERAALKARQGVSALSLAALDVKDLKTMASVPRNGATLGEIVLRGSSVMKGYYKNPEATEAAFRGGWFLTGDVGVVHPDGYVEIKDLSKDVIISGGENISSVEVESALYGHPAVREAAVVAMPHPHWGESPCAFMSLKDGASEVKEEEIVSFCRTKMARFMVPKKVVFVDQLPRNSTGKVQKLLLRDRARALANNNEEHLITASRL; encoded by the exons ATGGACAGTTTCCCGAAGCGCGATGGTAACCACGTTCCTCTgagccccatcaccttcctgacaagGGCCGCCTCCGCCTACGCCGACCGCACCTCCCTCATCTACGGCAGTACCACCTTCACCTGGATGCAGACGTACCAACGCTGCtgccgcctcgccgccgcgctcCTGGAGATGGCCGTGTCCAAGAACGACGTC GTCTCGGTTCTTGCACCCAACACGCCGGCGTTGTACGAGTTGCACTACGCGGTGCCGATGGCCGGCGCGGTTTTCAACCCCATCAACTCACGCTTGGACGCGGCTGGCGTGGCCACCATCATCAGCCATGCCGAACCAAAGGTGCTGTTTGTGGACTACGAGTACATAGGCGTCGCAACCGAGGCGATCAAAGCCTGTAGcaccgacgcgccgccgccggtgctcgtgGTGATCGACGACCAAGACAAGCCGACGGGCGCCCGTATGGCCGGCGCCGACCTCGAGTACGAGCAGCTGGTGTCACGCGGCGACCCGGCGCGGTACTCTCCCCGTGACGTTAGCGACGAGTGGGACGCCATCACTCTCAACTACACCTCCGGCACGACGTCGGCTCCCAAGGGCGTCGTGTACAGCCACCGCGGTGCCTATCTCAGCACCGTGTCCAATATGATCCAATGGGGCCTCGGCCATGAGCCCGTCTACCTGTGGTCGCTCCCCATGTTCCACTGCAACGGCTGGGCCTTCACGTGGGGCGTGGCGGCGTGCGGCGGTGTCAACATCTGCATCCGCGTGCCCACCGCCGCCAACATGTACGCCGCTATTGCCGCCCACGGGGTCACCCACATGTGCGCGGCGCCGGTGCTGTTCAATATCCTCATAGAGGGCCGCCGTGAGCGGCTGCCCTATCCCGTACACGTGCTCACaggcggcgcgccgccgccggcgggtcTACTCCAGAGCGTCGAGCAGCTCGGCTTCAAGGTGACACACTCGTACGGCATGACAGAGTCGACTGGACCGGCAACGCTGTGCGAGTGGCGGGAGCAGTGGGATGTGCTGCCGGCGCCGGAGCGCGCGGCGCTAAAGGCGCGGCAGGGCGTGAGCGCGCTCTCACTCGCCGCCCTAGACGTAAAGGACCTCAAGACCATGGCGAGCGTGCCGCGCAATGGGGCCACCCTCGGCGAGATCGTGCTGCGCGGGAGCAGCGTCATGAAGGGGTACTACAAGAACCCGGAGGCCACAGAGGCGGCATTCCGCGGTGGGTGGTTCCTGACCGGCGACGTCGGGGTGGTGCACCCGGATGGGTACGTGGAGATCAAGGACCTGTCCAAGGACGTGATTATCTCCGGCGGAGAAAACATCAGCAGCGTCGAGGTGGAGTCGGCGCTGTACGGCCACCCGGCGGTGcgggaggcggcggtggtggccatgCCGCACCCGCACTGGGGCGAGTCACCGTGCGCGTTCATGTCGCTCAAGGACGGCGCCTCTGAGGTCAAGGAAGAGGAGATCGTGTCTTTCTGCCGGACCAAGATGGCGCGCTTCATGGTGCCGAAGAAGGTGGTGTTCGTGGATCAGCTGCCCAGGAACTCTACGGGAAAGGTGCAGAAGCTTCTGCTCCGTGACAGGGCGCGTGCGTTGGCTAACAACAATGAAGAGCATCTGATCACGGCGTCCAGGCTTTGA
- the LOC124658938 gene encoding cytochrome P450 71A1-like, producing the protein MDASSLFAVRHSPLFLLLLALLVPLFSVLILFSSKKKKKLLTPSSNGGQRLPPSPPGLPILGHLHLLGSLPHRNLRSLAEAHGPVMLLRLGRVPTVVASSAAAAQEAMKTRDLAYASRAHMLMADKLLYGRDMVLAPYGEYWRQARRVCVVHLLNPRRIRSFRRVREQEVAALLGLVRRSPPGGAVNLSDVITSYSNAVIRRAAFGDGEYGLDGDEGGEKLRKVLDDFEHLLGTATVGEFVPWLAWLDTLAGVNAKATRTFQALDGLLDRVIAVHRQRRLAGGRPVGDDGEDDRRDFVDVLLDVNESGEEAGGVHFDEIRIKAIMLDMFAAATDTTYTVLEWAMAELINHPSEMHKLQDEIRAAVNGANHVNEDHLEQLCYLRAVIKESLRLHAPLPLLLPRETLEDTELLGYRVSARTRVVINVWAIGRDPATWERADEFIPERFMDDPAEYGVVQDFSFVPFGAGRRGCPGAGFAAPSMELALASLLYHFDWELPNGTSKVDMREQFGISVRLKASLHLVAKPWSP; encoded by the exons ATGGATGCCTCGTCACTCTTTGCTGTGCGGCACTCGccgctcttcctcctcctcctcgctctgcTGGTGCCACTCTTCtccgtcctcatcctcttctcctcaaagaagaagaagaagcttcttACACCCAGCAGCAATGGCGGCCAGAGGCTTCCTCCGTCCCCGCCGGGTCTTCCCATCCTCGGCCACCTCCATCTTCTCGGGTCCCTGCCGCACCGGAACCTCCGGTCGCTGGCCGAGGCGCACGGCCCGGTCATGCTGCTGCGCCTCGGCCGCGTGCCCACCGTCGTggcatcctccgccgccgcggcgcaGGAGGCCATGAAGACCCGCGACCTCGCCTACGCGAGCCGCGCCCACATGCTCATGGCCGACAAGCTCCTCTACGGCCGGGACATGGTGCTGGCGCCCTACGGCGAGTACTGGCGCCAGGCGCGGCGCGTGTGCGTGGTGCACCTCCTCAACCCGCGCCGCATCCGCTCCTTCCGCCGCGTCCGGGAGCAGGAGGTCGCCGCCCTGCTCGGCCTcgtccgccgctcgccgccgggcGGCGCCGTGAACCTCAGCGACGTCATCACCTCCTACTCCAACGCCGTCATCAGGCGGGCCGCGTTCGGCGACGGGGAATACGGGCTCGACGGCGACGAAGGCGGAGAGAAGCTcaggaaggtgctcgacgacttcgaGCACCTGCTGGGGACGGCCACGGTGGGGGAGTTCGTGCCGTGGCTGGCATGGCTCGACACGTTGGCGGGGGTGAATGCCAAGGCGACGCGCACGTTCCAGGCGCTGGACGGGTTGCTCGACCGGGTCATCGCGGTGCACCGCCAGCGGCGCCTCGCTGGTGGACGGCCGgtgggcgacgacggcgaggacgatCGGCGGGACTTTGTGGACGTGCTGCTGGACGTGAACGAGTCGGGAGAAGAGGCCGGCGGAGTCCACTTTGACGAGATCCGCATCAAGGCCATTATGCTG GATATGTTCGCCGCTGCCACTGACACGACATACACGGTTTTGGAATGGGCCATGGCGGAGCTCATCAACCACCCGTCCGAAATGCATAAGCTTCAGGAcgagatccgcgccgccgtcaaCGGCGCCAACCACGTCAACGAGGACCACCTCGAGCAGCTTTGTTACCTCAGGGCCGTGATCAAGGAGAGCCTCCGACTGCacgcgccgctgccgctcctcctacCTCGGGAGACGCTGGAGGACACGGAGCTGCTAGGCTACCGCGTTTCGGCGAGGACGCGCGTGGTGATCAACGTCTGGGCCATCGGCCGCGACCCCGCGACGTGGGAGCGCGCCGACGAGTTCATCCCAGAGCGGTTCATGGATGACCCGGCGGAGTACGGGGTGGTGCAGGATTTCAGCTTCGTGCCGTTCGGCGCTGGGAGGAGGGGGTGCCCAGGGGCTGGGTTCGCCGCGCCGTCGATGGAGCTCGCTCTGGCGAGCCTGCTGTACCATTTCGACTGGGAGCTGCCGAACGGGACGTCCAAGGTGGACATGCGCGAGCAGTTTGGGATCTCGGTGCGACTCAAGGCGTCGCTGCATCTGGTTGCTAAGCCGTGGTCTCCTTGA